A portion of the Corticium candelabrum chromosome 5, ooCorCand1.1, whole genome shotgun sequence genome contains these proteins:
- the LOC134179400 gene encoding pecanex-like protein 1 isoform X2 produces the protein MSNVADVVRAGLLASFTGGWYFDPHAGAFSFTNAAHLYLWLFLFCYPFSLFLAAGSSPAVWSVYPLTIALLFLVVKYLNRMLHRMFDGDTETGADRDGEEEVEEQSRGERLAGGAEEEREEERASELETTFVTEAGETSNAAKFADGEQRQKQEKVDKLDSFGRETPSDNSHSDDGLPYIPQQQRPAHIEGEELAAALASLPRRHVSDPVLSLRTTEVNVTVHDVPCESVARQASENSALGSSPVKDTDITTSTSDIEPATQSIATSHSLSDVASVAISTCSYVPTPLERLKQQERNKQPELDDGIVEDTKTKDQIRSENNVSDDTMKTRDGGKIAAALLTSLEERTSLRTTPLSYNPEEETTLLSRTTRSNTVENMSVSERLAAAGVSADLVLQLAGGGSSDGSVIHIATSDLDTSAGAVHCYQDEFGQLQAYLFDVSGNGEMIELNMPVDIPLVSSIDSNHWTVNSMSSVSTLDTNPNGTRPRLSEAANRSQEHDIQSIHSEGVTQEPEVKYHFKLFSGFTLPVKFDRLALVTVFDRDKNWLDIILSAFMATAVSILGYWLLVKDFYFDFWILWFCFVMGSCQYCLMKSVDPDSASPAHGDGSINRLSRAVYFCIIAVIILIVDAIISSNSEWDSVRLYGLPLFSRSTTELVRDALAVVLLCFPILFLLGLLPQVNTFATYVLEQVDIHVFGGTAATSFGSALFNLVRSMVSVAVLYGFAYSASNSYKPNKTVIFSVFIGLLVGVSYLQSRLVSCPKLIWEVVAHAFGLQNETAVPDGDVEDPLPLQLRTAVRKRLSADILTSLVVTVVFVGVHASSAFATLQPDLESTLYIMAAVIGIVTHYLLPQLRKQLPWLCFANPILKSAEYKRYEVTAAAKLMWFERMESWLGFLERNVMYPAVFMSGLTSGFPSILEKFGSGAGALIVTICGLKMMQNGFVRTSWQFVVVSFTVLLFKYDFPKKDSSYCQTAFCSETFPIDYFFVALFLSKFYELVQKMKFVLVYIVPWQIPWGSAFHAFAQPLSIPHSAMLFFQLVVSAVLSAPLSPLVGSGIFLTSYVRPVKFWERDYNTKRVDHSNTRLAAQLDRDPGGDDNNLNSIFYEHLTRSLQQTLAGDLALGRWGQYTTGDCFILASDYLNALVHIIEIGNGLVTFQLRGLEFRGTYCQQREVEAITEGVNDDEGCCCCSPGHIPGMLSVNAAFSTRWLAWEVTTEKYVLEGYSITDNNAASMLQVFELRKILVTYYVQAIIYYALTSPKLEEWLSMPALEENVYTKQQNDLSFRDVDPAFHASVDEDFDERVRGVSRKRFVEMYHSWIKYCIERGSLQVDNAKQHSIVSLCFSLSVLGRRALGSAAQNQITVLESFLYGLHALVKGDFRITSSKDEWVFADMDLLNKVVLSGVRMALKLHQDHFAAPDEYDDPQVLYDTIRDLDETMVICHEGDPAWRHAVLSSRPSLLSLRHVVNEGTGEYKIIMLNRRFLNFRVVKVNSECVQGLWAGQQQELVFFRNSNPERGSIQNAKQVLRNMINSSCDQPIGYPIYVSPLTTSFALTHSQLSHVTGRLITFGLVGHWVQSLYRRIRACIHERRRNPCFSSSAPTTSAPAAASGSMSLSRREINQYQSTPTFGRTPSAHLYRHNIGSHLASSSSIEFGMGGSSSNALGSVQTVSSKGSVASESNLEKLTTTVDKKLYRMGAIEINDVVQITDTALIYRRSNVEVHGGSSSSLLWPNEEWRAKGGTSGWDGWFPQVGSRGKVVHLWRPYHPDPYQRSTVLYRDCTLLLLEMDSRYVPILESGVAVQV, from the exons ATGTCTAACGTGGCCGACGTTGTTCGTGCCGGACTGCTTGCATCCTTCACAGGCGGTTGGTACTTCGACCCTCACGCCGGCGCGTTCAGCTTTACCAATGCGGCTCACCTCTATCTCTGGCTCTTCCTTTTCTGTTACcccttctctctcttcttg GCTGCCGGTTCGTCGCCTGCGGTCTGGAGTGTCTACCCTCTTACCATCGCTTTGCTCTTTCTGGTCGTGAAGTATTTGAATCGGATGCTGCATCGAATGTTTGACGGCGACACGGAGACGGGCGCGGACAGAGACGGCGAGGAGGAGGTCGAGGAGCAAAGTCGTGGCG AGCGGCTGGCTGGCGGTGCGGAAGAGGAAAGGGAAGAAGAGAGAGCGTCGGAGTTGGAGACGACTTTT GTTACAGAAGCTGGAGAAACTTCTAATGCTGCTAAGTTTGCTGATGGCGAGCAAAGACAGAAACAA GAGAAAGTAGACAAACTTGATTCATTTGGAAGAGAAAC GCCCAGTGATAATTCTCACTCAGATGACGGCTTGCCATATATACCACAGCAACAGCGACCTG CGCACATTGAAGGGGAAGAGTTAGCAGCAGCTCTTGCCAGCTTGCCGAGAAGACACGTCAGTGATCCAGTCTTGTCTCTCAGAACGACAGAAGTCAATGTCACTGTACATG ATGTGCCGTGTGAGTCTGTTGCCAGACAAGCAAGTGAAAACAGTGCACTTGGTTCGTCACCCGTGAAAGACACGGACATCACAACGTCTACATCAGATATAGAACCGGCCACCCAATCGATCGCAACGTCACATAGTTTAAGCGACGTTGCCAGTGTTGCCATCTCTACTTGCTCATACGTTCCGACTCCTCTCGAGCGGCTCAAACAACAGGAACGAAATAAGCAGCCAGAACTTGATGATGGCATCGTAGAAGACACCAAAACTAAAGATCAGATTAGAAGTGAAAACAATGTGAGTGATGACACAATGAAAACAAGAGACGGTGGCAAAATTGCTGCTGCTCTATTGACATCTCTGGAAGAGAGAACATCATTGAGGACGACACCTCTGAGCTATAACCCCGAGGAAGAGACAACACTGTTGAGTAGGACAACACGGAGTAATACTGTCGAGAACATGAGTGTGTCAGAAAGACTCGCTGCTGCTGGTGTTAGTGCGGACTTGGTGTTACAGTTGGCTGGAGGCGGCTCCTCCGATGGGTCTGTGATTCATATCGCGACATCTGACCTCGATACATCGGCGGGCGCCGTGCATTGTTACCAAGATGAGTtcg GTCAACTTCAGGCATACTTGTTCGACGTGTCTGGTAATGGAGAGATGATTGAACTCAATATGCCAGTTGATATACCACTCGTGTCTAGCATTGATAGTAACCATTGGACAGT TAATTCGATGTCGTCTGTATCAACACTGGATACTAATCCTAACGGCACCAGACCACGACTTAGTGAGGCTGCGAATCGTTCCCAAGAGCACGATATACAGTCTATCCATTCCGAGGGTGTCACACAAGAACCGGAAGTGAAATATCACTTCAAACTTTTTTCAGGTTTTACACTGCCGGTAAAGTTTGATCGCCTTGCTCTAGTCACCGTTTTCGATCG AGATAAGAACTGGCTGGATATAATTCTGTCGGCTTTTATGGCGACAGCTGTCAGCATCCTGGGCTATTGGCTTTTGGTGAAGGATTTTTATTTTGACTTTTGGATTCTTTGGTTCTGCTTTGTCATGGGATCATGCCAGTACTGTCTGATGAAG AGTGTTGATCCTGACTCTGCTTCTCCTGCCCAT GGAGACGGTTCTATTAATCGCCTCAGCCGAGCCGTCTACTTTTGTATCATTGCAGTCATTATCCTTATCGTGGATGCCATTATCTCATCAAACAGCGAGTGGGATAGCGTGCGTCTTTATGGCTTGCCGCTTTTTTCCAGGTCGACAACAGAGTTAGTGAGAGATGCATTGGCAG TTGTACTCTTGTGCTTTCCCATTTTGTTTCTTCTGGGATTGCTTCCGCAAGTGAACACGTTTGCAACTTACGTGTTGGAGCAAGTGGATATTCACGTGTTTGGAGGAACAG CTGCTACCAGTTTTGGGTCGGCATTGTTTAATCTGGTACGAAGTATGGTCTCAGTGGCAGTTCTGTATGGATTTGCTTATTCTGCTTCCAAC AGTTACAAGCCTAACAAAACGGTCATTTTTTCTGTGTTTATTGGACTTCTTGTTGGAGTTTCGTATCTTCAAAGTCGACTCGTCAGTTGTCCCAAATTGATATG GGAGGTCGTTGCACATGCATTTGGCTTACAGAACGAAACTGCTGTGCCAGACGGTGACGTGGAGGATCCTTTGCCTCTCCAGCTGCGAACTGCTGTT CGAAAACGTCTCTCTGCTGATATTTTGACATCTTTAGTAGTGACTGTCGTGTTTGTAGGTGTTCATGCCAGTTCAGCTTTTGCCACTTTACAG CCGGATCTAGAGTCAACTCTGTATATCATGGCTGCTGTCATTGGAATCGTTACTCATTATTTGCTGCCACAACTGAGAAAGCAGTTGCCGTGGTTGTGCTTTGCCAATCCGATCTTGAAGTCAGCTGAATACAAACGATACGAGGTGACAG CCGCCGCCAAGCTGATGTGGTTCGAACGTATGGAGTCATGGCTTGGCTTTCTAGAACGCAACGTCATGTATCCAGCAGTTTTTATGAGTGGATTGACATCAGGCTTTCCATCAATCCTAGAGAAATTTGGCTCagg AGCTGGAGCACTTATTGTCACGATATGCGGTCTAAAAATGATGCAAAACGGATTTGTCCGTACCTCGTGGCAGTTTGTTGTCGTTTCGTTTACAGTCCTTCTGTTCAAATACGATTTCCCCAAGAAAGACTCATCATACTGCCAAACAGCATTCTGTTCGGAAACGTTTCCTATTGACTACTtttttgttgcattgtttctAAGCAAG ttTTATGAGTTGGTGCAGAAGATGAAATTTGTTCTTGTCTACATTGTTCCTTGGCAGATACCTTGGGGCTCTGCATTTCATGCGTTTGCTCAGCCGCTGAGCATTCCAC attCTGCGATGTTGTTTTTCCAGTTGGTTGTTTCTGCTGTCTTGTCTGCTCCGTTGAGCCCTTTGGTGGGTAGTGGTATCTTCCTCACGTCGTACGTTCGTCCCGTGAAGTTTTGGGAGAGAGACTACAA TACCAAGAGAGTTGATCACTCCAACACACGTCTTGCAGCTCAACTTGACAGAGATCCTG GGGGAGATGACAACAATTTGAATTCCATATTTTATGAACATCTCACTCGTTCTCTACAGCAGACGTTAGCTGGTGATCTTGCACTCGGACGATGGGGACAGTACACGACGGGCGATTGCTTTATCCTTGCTTCAGACTATTTGAATGCGCTAGTGCACATTATCGAGATAGGAAACGGTCTTGTGACGTTTCAGCTTCGAGGACTGGAGTTTCGAG GAACTTACTGTCAGCAGAGAGAAGTTGAAGCAATCACAGAAGGTGTCAATGACGACGAAG gatgttgctgttgctctCCCGGTCACATTCCTGGAATGTTGTCCGTCAACGCCGCATTCTCCACCCGCTGGCTGGCATGGGAAGTAACGACGGAGAAGTACGTTTTAGAGGGCTACAGCATCACAGACAACAATGCGGCATCCATGCTTCAAGTCTTTGAATTGAGAAAGATCTTAGTCACATACTACGTGCAG GCAATAATATACTACGCGTTGACATCGCCGAAGCTCGAAGAATGGCTTTCCATGCCTGCACTCGAGGAGAATGTCTACACAAAGCAGCAAAATGATTTAAGTTTTAGGGACGTGGATCCGGCATTCCATGCGAGCGTCGACGAAGATTTTGACGAACGTGTTAGGGGCGTGTCAAGAAAACGGTTTGTGGAGATGTACCACTCGTGGATAAAGTACTGTATAGAGAGGGGTTCATTACAA GTCGACAATGCAAAACAGCATTCAATCGTCAGCTTGTGTTTCTCTCTCAGCGTTTTAGGACGACGTGCTCTGGGATCTGCTGCACAGAACCAAATTACTGT GCTTGAGTCTTTCTTGTACGGCCTTCATGCGTTGGTCAAGGGAGATTTCAGGATTACGTCGTCGAAAGACGAGTGGGTGTTTGCCGATATGGACTTGCTGAACAAAGTCGTGTTAAGCGGTGTCAGGATGGCACTGAAGTTGCATCAG GATCACTTTGCTGCGCCTGACGAATACGACGATCCGCAAGTGTTGTATGATACTATCAGAGACCTCGATGAGACAATGGTGATATGCCATGAAGGCGATCCCGCGTGGCGACATGCCGTACTCTCCAGCAGGCCGTCGCTCTTGTCATTACG GCATGTGGTCAACGAAGGAACGGGCGAGTACAAAATCATCATGCTGAACAGGCGCTTCCTAAACTTCCGAGTTGTGAAG GTAAACAGTGAGTGCGTTCAGGGTTTATGGGCCGGACAGCAGCAAGAGCTTGTCTTCTTCCGAAACAGTAATCCCGAACGTGGTTCGATTCAGAATGCCAAGCAAGTGTTGAGAAACATGATCAATAGCTCGTGCGATCAGCCGATAGGCTATCCGATCTACGTGTCTCCGTTGACGACGTCGTTCGCTCTGACTCACAGTCAACTGAGTCACGTCACCGGTCGACTTATAACGTTTGGACTCGTCGGCCATTGGGTCCAGTCCCTGTATCGAAGGATTCGCGCTTGTATTCACGAGAGACGTCGGAATCCGTGCTTCAGCAGCAGTGCACCAACGACATCGGCACCGGCTGCTGCTTCCGGAAGCATGAGTCTCTCTCGAAGAGAAATCAATCAGTACCAGTCAACACCAACGTTTGGTCGGACACCGAGTGCCCACCTTTATCGTCATAACATTGGAAGTCACCTTGCCAGTAGTTCGAGTATTGAGTTCGGCATGGGAGGCAGTAGTAGTAATGCTCTGGGGTCCGTTCAGACTGTCAGTTCGAAAGGATCCGTTGCGAGCGAGAGCAATCTCGAGAAGCTCACAACAACAGTGGACAAAAAGTTGTACCGCATGGGCGCAATTGAAATAAACGATGTGGTTCAGATCACGGATACCGCACTGATTTATCGTCGAAGCAACGTTGAGGTTCATGGTGGGAGTTCGTCGAGTCTTCTCTGGCCAAATGAGGAATGGAGGGCGAAGGGCGGTACGAGTGGTTGGGATGGATGGTTTCCACAAGTTGGGAGTCGAGGGAAAGTGGTGCATCTGTGGAGGCCGTATCATCCGGATCCGTATCAGAgaagtactgtactgtaccgaGACTGTACGTTGCTGCTGCTGGAGATGGACAGTCGATATGTTCCGATTCTTGAGTCTGGCGTAGCTGTACAGGTGTAA
- the LOC134179400 gene encoding pecanex-like protein 1 isoform X1 produces MSNVADVVRAGLLASFTGGWYFDPHAGAFSFTNAAHLYLWLFLFCYPFSLFLAAGSSPAVWSVYPLTIALLFLVVKYLNRMLHRMFDGDTETGADRDGEEEVEEQSRGGKKVVGAEEGDGETNGGLGCGAIRLERLAGGAEEEREEERASELETTFVTEAGETSNAAKFADGEQRQKQEKVDKLDSFGRETPSDNSHSDDGLPYIPQQQRPAHIEGEELAAALASLPRRHVSDPVLSLRTTEVNVTVHDVPCESVARQASENSALGSSPVKDTDITTSTSDIEPATQSIATSHSLSDVASVAISTCSYVPTPLERLKQQERNKQPELDDGIVEDTKTKDQIRSENNVSDDTMKTRDGGKIAAALLTSLEERTSLRTTPLSYNPEEETTLLSRTTRSNTVENMSVSERLAAAGVSADLVLQLAGGGSSDGSVIHIATSDLDTSAGAVHCYQDEFGQLQAYLFDVSGNGEMIELNMPVDIPLVSSIDSNHWTVNSMSSVSTLDTNPNGTRPRLSEAANRSQEHDIQSIHSEGVTQEPEVKYHFKLFSGFTLPVKFDRLALVTVFDRDKNWLDIILSAFMATAVSILGYWLLVKDFYFDFWILWFCFVMGSCQYCLMKSVDPDSASPAHGDGSINRLSRAVYFCIIAVIILIVDAIISSNSEWDSVRLYGLPLFSRSTTELVRDALAVVLLCFPILFLLGLLPQVNTFATYVLEQVDIHVFGGTAATSFGSALFNLVRSMVSVAVLYGFAYSASNSYKPNKTVIFSVFIGLLVGVSYLQSRLVSCPKLIWEVVAHAFGLQNETAVPDGDVEDPLPLQLRTAVRKRLSADILTSLVVTVVFVGVHASSAFATLQPDLESTLYIMAAVIGIVTHYLLPQLRKQLPWLCFANPILKSAEYKRYEVTAAAKLMWFERMESWLGFLERNVMYPAVFMSGLTSGFPSILEKFGSGAGALIVTICGLKMMQNGFVRTSWQFVVVSFTVLLFKYDFPKKDSSYCQTAFCSETFPIDYFFVALFLSKFYELVQKMKFVLVYIVPWQIPWGSAFHAFAQPLSIPHSAMLFFQLVVSAVLSAPLSPLVGSGIFLTSYVRPVKFWERDYNTKRVDHSNTRLAAQLDRDPGGDDNNLNSIFYEHLTRSLQQTLAGDLALGRWGQYTTGDCFILASDYLNALVHIIEIGNGLVTFQLRGLEFRGTYCQQREVEAITEGVNDDEGCCCCSPGHIPGMLSVNAAFSTRWLAWEVTTEKYVLEGYSITDNNAASMLQVFELRKILVTYYVQAIIYYALTSPKLEEWLSMPALEENVYTKQQNDLSFRDVDPAFHASVDEDFDERVRGVSRKRFVEMYHSWIKYCIERGSLQVDNAKQHSIVSLCFSLSVLGRRALGSAAQNQITVLESFLYGLHALVKGDFRITSSKDEWVFADMDLLNKVVLSGVRMALKLHQDHFAAPDEYDDPQVLYDTIRDLDETMVICHEGDPAWRHAVLSSRPSLLSLRHVVNEGTGEYKIIMLNRRFLNFRVVKVNSECVQGLWAGQQQELVFFRNSNPERGSIQNAKQVLRNMINSSCDQPIGYPIYVSPLTTSFALTHSQLSHVTGRLITFGLVGHWVQSLYRRIRACIHERRRNPCFSSSAPTTSAPAAASGSMSLSRREINQYQSTPTFGRTPSAHLYRHNIGSHLASSSSIEFGMGGSSSNALGSVQTVSSKGSVASESNLEKLTTTVDKKLYRMGAIEINDVVQITDTALIYRRSNVEVHGGSSSSLLWPNEEWRAKGGTSGWDGWFPQVGSRGKVVHLWRPYHPDPYQRSTVLYRDCTLLLLEMDSRYVPILESGVAVQV; encoded by the exons ATGTCTAACGTGGCCGACGTTGTTCGTGCCGGACTGCTTGCATCCTTCACAGGCGGTTGGTACTTCGACCCTCACGCCGGCGCGTTCAGCTTTACCAATGCGGCTCACCTCTATCTCTGGCTCTTCCTTTTCTGTTACcccttctctctcttcttg GCTGCCGGTTCGTCGCCTGCGGTCTGGAGTGTCTACCCTCTTACCATCGCTTTGCTCTTTCTGGTCGTGAAGTATTTGAATCGGATGCTGCATCGAATGTTTGACGGCGACACGGAGACGGGCGCGGACAGAGACGGCGAGGAGGAGGTCGAGGAGCAAAGTCGTGGCGGTAAGAAGGTTGTGGGAGCTGAGGAGGGGGACGGTGAGACCAATGGTGGACTTGGATGTGGAGCTATTCGTTTAGAGCGGCTGGCTGGCGGTGCGGAAGAGGAAAGGGAAGAAGAGAGAGCGTCGGAGTTGGAGACGACTTTT GTTACAGAAGCTGGAGAAACTTCTAATGCTGCTAAGTTTGCTGATGGCGAGCAAAGACAGAAACAA GAGAAAGTAGACAAACTTGATTCATTTGGAAGAGAAAC GCCCAGTGATAATTCTCACTCAGATGACGGCTTGCCATATATACCACAGCAACAGCGACCTG CGCACATTGAAGGGGAAGAGTTAGCAGCAGCTCTTGCCAGCTTGCCGAGAAGACACGTCAGTGATCCAGTCTTGTCTCTCAGAACGACAGAAGTCAATGTCACTGTACATG ATGTGCCGTGTGAGTCTGTTGCCAGACAAGCAAGTGAAAACAGTGCACTTGGTTCGTCACCCGTGAAAGACACGGACATCACAACGTCTACATCAGATATAGAACCGGCCACCCAATCGATCGCAACGTCACATAGTTTAAGCGACGTTGCCAGTGTTGCCATCTCTACTTGCTCATACGTTCCGACTCCTCTCGAGCGGCTCAAACAACAGGAACGAAATAAGCAGCCAGAACTTGATGATGGCATCGTAGAAGACACCAAAACTAAAGATCAGATTAGAAGTGAAAACAATGTGAGTGATGACACAATGAAAACAAGAGACGGTGGCAAAATTGCTGCTGCTCTATTGACATCTCTGGAAGAGAGAACATCATTGAGGACGACACCTCTGAGCTATAACCCCGAGGAAGAGACAACACTGTTGAGTAGGACAACACGGAGTAATACTGTCGAGAACATGAGTGTGTCAGAAAGACTCGCTGCTGCTGGTGTTAGTGCGGACTTGGTGTTACAGTTGGCTGGAGGCGGCTCCTCCGATGGGTCTGTGATTCATATCGCGACATCTGACCTCGATACATCGGCGGGCGCCGTGCATTGTTACCAAGATGAGTtcg GTCAACTTCAGGCATACTTGTTCGACGTGTCTGGTAATGGAGAGATGATTGAACTCAATATGCCAGTTGATATACCACTCGTGTCTAGCATTGATAGTAACCATTGGACAGT TAATTCGATGTCGTCTGTATCAACACTGGATACTAATCCTAACGGCACCAGACCACGACTTAGTGAGGCTGCGAATCGTTCCCAAGAGCACGATATACAGTCTATCCATTCCGAGGGTGTCACACAAGAACCGGAAGTGAAATATCACTTCAAACTTTTTTCAGGTTTTACACTGCCGGTAAAGTTTGATCGCCTTGCTCTAGTCACCGTTTTCGATCG AGATAAGAACTGGCTGGATATAATTCTGTCGGCTTTTATGGCGACAGCTGTCAGCATCCTGGGCTATTGGCTTTTGGTGAAGGATTTTTATTTTGACTTTTGGATTCTTTGGTTCTGCTTTGTCATGGGATCATGCCAGTACTGTCTGATGAAG AGTGTTGATCCTGACTCTGCTTCTCCTGCCCAT GGAGACGGTTCTATTAATCGCCTCAGCCGAGCCGTCTACTTTTGTATCATTGCAGTCATTATCCTTATCGTGGATGCCATTATCTCATCAAACAGCGAGTGGGATAGCGTGCGTCTTTATGGCTTGCCGCTTTTTTCCAGGTCGACAACAGAGTTAGTGAGAGATGCATTGGCAG TTGTACTCTTGTGCTTTCCCATTTTGTTTCTTCTGGGATTGCTTCCGCAAGTGAACACGTTTGCAACTTACGTGTTGGAGCAAGTGGATATTCACGTGTTTGGAGGAACAG CTGCTACCAGTTTTGGGTCGGCATTGTTTAATCTGGTACGAAGTATGGTCTCAGTGGCAGTTCTGTATGGATTTGCTTATTCTGCTTCCAAC AGTTACAAGCCTAACAAAACGGTCATTTTTTCTGTGTTTATTGGACTTCTTGTTGGAGTTTCGTATCTTCAAAGTCGACTCGTCAGTTGTCCCAAATTGATATG GGAGGTCGTTGCACATGCATTTGGCTTACAGAACGAAACTGCTGTGCCAGACGGTGACGTGGAGGATCCTTTGCCTCTCCAGCTGCGAACTGCTGTT CGAAAACGTCTCTCTGCTGATATTTTGACATCTTTAGTAGTGACTGTCGTGTTTGTAGGTGTTCATGCCAGTTCAGCTTTTGCCACTTTACAG CCGGATCTAGAGTCAACTCTGTATATCATGGCTGCTGTCATTGGAATCGTTACTCATTATTTGCTGCCACAACTGAGAAAGCAGTTGCCGTGGTTGTGCTTTGCCAATCCGATCTTGAAGTCAGCTGAATACAAACGATACGAGGTGACAG CCGCCGCCAAGCTGATGTGGTTCGAACGTATGGAGTCATGGCTTGGCTTTCTAGAACGCAACGTCATGTATCCAGCAGTTTTTATGAGTGGATTGACATCAGGCTTTCCATCAATCCTAGAGAAATTTGGCTCagg AGCTGGAGCACTTATTGTCACGATATGCGGTCTAAAAATGATGCAAAACGGATTTGTCCGTACCTCGTGGCAGTTTGTTGTCGTTTCGTTTACAGTCCTTCTGTTCAAATACGATTTCCCCAAGAAAGACTCATCATACTGCCAAACAGCATTCTGTTCGGAAACGTTTCCTATTGACTACTtttttgttgcattgtttctAAGCAAG ttTTATGAGTTGGTGCAGAAGATGAAATTTGTTCTTGTCTACATTGTTCCTTGGCAGATACCTTGGGGCTCTGCATTTCATGCGTTTGCTCAGCCGCTGAGCATTCCAC attCTGCGATGTTGTTTTTCCAGTTGGTTGTTTCTGCTGTCTTGTCTGCTCCGTTGAGCCCTTTGGTGGGTAGTGGTATCTTCCTCACGTCGTACGTTCGTCCCGTGAAGTTTTGGGAGAGAGACTACAA TACCAAGAGAGTTGATCACTCCAACACACGTCTTGCAGCTCAACTTGACAGAGATCCTG GGGGAGATGACAACAATTTGAATTCCATATTTTATGAACATCTCACTCGTTCTCTACAGCAGACGTTAGCTGGTGATCTTGCACTCGGACGATGGGGACAGTACACGACGGGCGATTGCTTTATCCTTGCTTCAGACTATTTGAATGCGCTAGTGCACATTATCGAGATAGGAAACGGTCTTGTGACGTTTCAGCTTCGAGGACTGGAGTTTCGAG GAACTTACTGTCAGCAGAGAGAAGTTGAAGCAATCACAGAAGGTGTCAATGACGACGAAG gatgttgctgttgctctCCCGGTCACATTCCTGGAATGTTGTCCGTCAACGCCGCATTCTCCACCCGCTGGCTGGCATGGGAAGTAACGACGGAGAAGTACGTTTTAGAGGGCTACAGCATCACAGACAACAATGCGGCATCCATGCTTCAAGTCTTTGAATTGAGAAAGATCTTAGTCACATACTACGTGCAG GCAATAATATACTACGCGTTGACATCGCCGAAGCTCGAAGAATGGCTTTCCATGCCTGCACTCGAGGAGAATGTCTACACAAAGCAGCAAAATGATTTAAGTTTTAGGGACGTGGATCCGGCATTCCATGCGAGCGTCGACGAAGATTTTGACGAACGTGTTAGGGGCGTGTCAAGAAAACGGTTTGTGGAGATGTACCACTCGTGGATAAAGTACTGTATAGAGAGGGGTTCATTACAA GTCGACAATGCAAAACAGCATTCAATCGTCAGCTTGTGTTTCTCTCTCAGCGTTTTAGGACGACGTGCTCTGGGATCTGCTGCACAGAACCAAATTACTGT GCTTGAGTCTTTCTTGTACGGCCTTCATGCGTTGGTCAAGGGAGATTTCAGGATTACGTCGTCGAAAGACGAGTGGGTGTTTGCCGATATGGACTTGCTGAACAAAGTCGTGTTAAGCGGTGTCAGGATGGCACTGAAGTTGCATCAG GATCACTTTGCTGCGCCTGACGAATACGACGATCCGCAAGTGTTGTATGATACTATCAGAGACCTCGATGAGACAATGGTGATATGCCATGAAGGCGATCCCGCGTGGCGACATGCCGTACTCTCCAGCAGGCCGTCGCTCTTGTCATTACG GCATGTGGTCAACGAAGGAACGGGCGAGTACAAAATCATCATGCTGAACAGGCGCTTCCTAAACTTCCGAGTTGTGAAG GTAAACAGTGAGTGCGTTCAGGGTTTATGGGCCGGACAGCAGCAAGAGCTTGTCTTCTTCCGAAACAGTAATCCCGAACGTGGTTCGATTCAGAATGCCAAGCAAGTGTTGAGAAACATGATCAATAGCTCGTGCGATCAGCCGATAGGCTATCCGATCTACGTGTCTCCGTTGACGACGTCGTTCGCTCTGACTCACAGTCAACTGAGTCACGTCACCGGTCGACTTATAACGTTTGGACTCGTCGGCCATTGGGTCCAGTCCCTGTATCGAAGGATTCGCGCTTGTATTCACGAGAGACGTCGGAATCCGTGCTTCAGCAGCAGTGCACCAACGACATCGGCACCGGCTGCTGCTTCCGGAAGCATGAGTCTCTCTCGAAGAGAAATCAATCAGTACCAGTCAACACCAACGTTTGGTCGGACACCGAGTGCCCACCTTTATCGTCATAACATTGGAAGTCACCTTGCCAGTAGTTCGAGTATTGAGTTCGGCATGGGAGGCAGTAGTAGTAATGCTCTGGGGTCCGTTCAGACTGTCAGTTCGAAAGGATCCGTTGCGAGCGAGAGCAATCTCGAGAAGCTCACAACAACAGTGGACAAAAAGTTGTACCGCATGGGCGCAATTGAAATAAACGATGTGGTTCAGATCACGGATACCGCACTGATTTATCGTCGAAGCAACGTTGAGGTTCATGGTGGGAGTTCGTCGAGTCTTCTCTGGCCAAATGAGGAATGGAGGGCGAAGGGCGGTACGAGTGGTTGGGATGGATGGTTTCCACAAGTTGGGAGTCGAGGGAAAGTGGTGCATCTGTGGAGGCCGTATCATCCGGATCCGTATCAGAgaagtactgtactgtaccgaGACTGTACGTTGCTGCTGCTGGAGATGGACAGTCGATATGTTCCGATTCTTGAGTCTGGCGTAGCTGTACAGGTGTAA